The Acetomicrobium flavidum genome window below encodes:
- a CDS encoding ABC transporter ATP-binding protein: MLTIKDLHVYYGGIHAIKGISIEVPDGAIVTLIGANGAGKSSTLRAIAGLIKQKSGTIIFNGEDISRLSPEKIVERGIVLVPEGRRIFPNLTVMENLMLGAYLRSDDEGIKKDLEWVFNLFPRLKERVWQRGGTLSGGEQQMLALGRALMGSPHLVMMDEPSLGLAPILVKEVFDIIKEINAQGKTILLVEQNAFAALNIAHYAYVLEVGEVVLEGPGGELIRNPQVREAYLGV, from the coding sequence ATGTTGACAATTAAGGATCTCCACGTTTATTACGGAGGCATTCACGCCATAAAGGGCATATCCATCGAGGTGCCGGATGGGGCCATAGTTACGCTGATCGGGGCAAATGGGGCGGGAAAGAGCAGCACTTTAAGGGCAATAGCCGGCCTTATAAAACAAAAAAGCGGGACCATCATCTTTAACGGCGAAGACATATCAAGGCTGTCTCCGGAGAAGATAGTGGAAAGGGGAATCGTTTTGGTTCCGGAGGGCAGAAGGATCTTCCCCAACCTGACCGTAATGGAAAACCTAATGTTAGGGGCATATTTAAGGAGCGACGATGAGGGGATAAAGAAAGACCTAGAATGGGTCTTCAATCTTTTTCCCCGACTTAAGGAGAGGGTATGGCAAAGGGGCGGGACCCTGTCTGGTGGAGAACAGCAGATGCTTGCCCTGGGGAGGGCATTGATGGGCAGCCCCCATCTGGTAATGATGGATGAGCCATCATTGGGACTTGCGCCGATCCTCGTCAAAGAAGTATTTGATATAATAAAAGAAATAAATGCTCAGGGGAAGACGATCTTGCTCGTCGAACAGAATGCTTTCGCTGCTTTGAACATTGCTCACTATGCTTACGTCCTGGAGGTAGGCGAGGTAGTGCTGGAAGGACCGGGCGGCGAGCTGATACGAAATCCCCAGGTAAGGGAGGCATATTTAGGTGTCTGA
- a CDS encoding M20 family metallo-hydrolase: MSKEVAGVLDSMRDDMVQLLCNLISIPAISPDSGGRGEAEKAAFLSQQIRALGLGFPERFDASDPRAEGGLRPNIAVRMPGRSAERLWIVTHMDVVPEGDRSLWETDPFVPVVRDGKVYGRGSNDNGQEIVASIFAAYAIKRLNLTPAREICLCFVADEEMGSRYGIQYLLKNGLFAPQDLVVVPDGGTEKGDFIEVAEKSILWFNVKVFGRQVHASKPHEGLNACRVANELSVDLDRALHKAFPDQDKLFEPSISTFEPTKREANVANVNTVPGKEVFAFDCRILPGVPLDDVLRVIGETCRRKAEESAALIELDILQRNDAAPPTSADAPVVKLLNKAVSDVLSVNPLIGGIGGGTCAAFFRSQGIPAAVWAQEADVAHMPNEYAVIEHIVNEAKVFAYMMLSDL, encoded by the coding sequence TTGAGTAAAGAAGTTGCGGGTGTTTTGGACTCCATGCGTGATGACATGGTGCAGTTGCTCTGTAATTTGATATCGATACCTGCCATTTCGCCAGATAGCGGAGGTAGGGGCGAGGCCGAGAAGGCGGCTTTTTTAAGCCAACAGATCAGAGCGCTCGGCCTCGGGTTTCCGGAACGCTTCGATGCCAGCGATCCAAGGGCTGAGGGGGGACTTAGGCCCAACATAGCGGTTCGTATGCCTGGCAGATCGGCTGAGCGCCTTTGGATAGTAACACATATGGACGTGGTGCCCGAGGGAGACAGATCTCTATGGGAAACTGACCCCTTTGTACCGGTTGTCAGGGATGGCAAAGTGTACGGTCGCGGGTCCAACGATAATGGACAGGAAATTGTTGCCTCTATATTTGCTGCCTATGCCATTAAAAGGCTAAACTTGACGCCTGCAAGGGAAATATGCCTTTGCTTTGTGGCAGACGAAGAGATGGGGAGCCGTTACGGCATCCAGTACCTTTTGAAGAATGGCCTCTTTGCGCCGCAGGACCTGGTTGTAGTTCCCGATGGCGGTACCGAAAAGGGAGACTTCATAGAGGTAGCGGAAAAATCGATACTTTGGTTTAACGTGAAGGTCTTTGGAAGGCAGGTCCATGCCAGTAAGCCTCACGAGGGATTAAACGCCTGTAGGGTAGCAAATGAGCTTTCTGTCGATCTGGACAGGGCTTTACACAAGGCCTTTCCGGATCAGGACAAACTTTTTGAGCCTTCCATTTCCACATTCGAGCCCACAAAGAGAGAGGCTAACGTTGCTAACGTCAATACAGTGCCCGGCAAGGAGGTCTTTGCCTTCGATTGTCGCATCCTTCCCGGAGTCCCCTTAGACGACGTGCTAAGGGTGATAGGTGAGACGTGCAGGCGTAAAGCCGAAGAAAGCGCTGCCCTGATAGAACTTGATATCCTGCAGAGAAACGATGCTGCACCCCCTACGAGCGCGGATGCTCCGGTGGTAAAATTATTGAACAAAGCCGTATCTGATGTGTTAAGCGTAAATCCCCTAATTGGGGGGATTGGAGGAGGTACATGTGCGGCCTTCTTCAGATCCCAAGGGATTCCGGCTGCCGTGTGGGCTCAGGAGGCAGACGTGGCGCACATGCCTAATGAATATGCCGTGATAGAGCACATCGTGAACGAAGCAAAGGTGTTTGCGTATATGATGCTTTCTGACCTGTGA
- the secA gene encoding preprotein translocase subunit SecA, with product MFDGLKKMLGLDANDRALKRYSQIVNEVNDLEESIAILSDEDLVREINYIRKNVSENGQPLDEVMCRVFAIVREAARRSLGMRHFDVQIMGAIALHEGKIAEMKTGEGKTLVATMPVVLNALEGKGVHVVTVNDYLAKRDAEWMGKVYRFLGLSVGVINPFMSAEERRKAYEADVTYGTNSEFGFDYLRDNMAISPQQLVQRGHHYAIVDEVDSILIDEARTPLIISGPSEDSIEPYKIADKIARSLTLNEDFELDEKEKNVALTEAGIRHCEKILGIDDIYAEVETSELLHKIVQALKARYLFKKDVHYVVKDGEVIIVDEFTGRLMYGRRYSDGLHQAIEAKEGVRIGRENQTLATITLQNYFRMYHKLAGMTGTAATEAEEFKEIYGLEVVVIPTHKPMIRQDMPDVIYKTKREKFAAVADEIKECYERRQPVLVGTTSIENSEKLSKLLAARRIPHQVLNAKYHEKEAKIIAQAGRIGAVTVATNMAGRGTDILLGGNPEFLALEEAQKRGIDVESDKEAYGNLLEEFKKLCEEEHEKVVALGGLHVIGTERHESRRIDNQLRGRSGRQGDPGSSRFYLSLEDDLLRLFGSDKIQGIMEKLGMKEGEAIDHPLLSRAIESAQKKVEQYHFDIRKQLLQYDSVMNQQRMAIYDERKRILLSDDLIEHTWQIITDALDGVLEEHFPDEGEADPNGAIIKIKTLFSGRIAECLSGVDDRALLPEARDKMIALLKEEFDAKVEELGLELANNIFKMILLRVLDAHWKEHLLAMDELRRGIGLRALGQKDPLLEYQFESYNLFQQMLGSIREGVARLALKVSVAHEEKRPMPVTLSRDLVMAGAARASHSNDRANIDTAKKVQKVGRNDPCPCGSGKKYKYCCGRNA from the coding sequence ATGTTTGACGGTTTAAAGAAGATGCTGGGACTTGATGCGAACGACAGGGCGCTCAAGAGATATTCCCAAATAGTAAATGAAGTCAATGATTTGGAAGAAAGCATCGCCATTTTGAGCGATGAAGACCTGGTTCGAGAGATCAATTATATACGTAAAAACGTGTCAGAAAACGGTCAGCCCTTAGATGAAGTGATGTGCAGGGTGTTTGCCATAGTTAGGGAAGCAGCGCGTCGAAGCTTAGGCATGCGGCACTTCGACGTGCAAATCATGGGGGCTATAGCTTTGCACGAGGGAAAGATCGCCGAAATGAAGACCGGCGAGGGAAAGACCTTGGTGGCCACGATGCCCGTAGTTTTGAACGCACTGGAAGGCAAGGGCGTTCATGTCGTAACTGTGAACGATTATTTGGCCAAACGTGATGCAGAGTGGATGGGAAAGGTCTACCGCTTTTTGGGATTGTCCGTTGGGGTCATTAATCCCTTCATGAGCGCGGAAGAAAGACGAAAGGCCTATGAAGCTGACGTTACCTACGGCACCAACAGCGAGTTCGGATTTGATTATTTAAGGGATAATATGGCCATATCGCCACAGCAGTTGGTACAGAGGGGGCATCACTACGCCATAGTGGACGAGGTCGATTCCATCCTGATAGATGAAGCCAGAACGCCTCTTATAATATCGGGCCCCTCTGAGGATTCAATTGAGCCCTACAAAATTGCCGACAAAATTGCAAGGTCTTTGACTTTGAACGAGGACTTCGAGCTGGACGAGAAGGAAAAAAACGTAGCTCTTACTGAGGCCGGGATAAGGCATTGCGAGAAAATCCTGGGGATTGACGATATCTACGCCGAGGTAGAGACCTCCGAACTGCTTCACAAGATAGTTCAAGCTCTAAAGGCGCGATATCTCTTTAAAAAAGACGTGCATTATGTGGTAAAGGACGGAGAAGTAATAATAGTTGACGAGTTCACGGGAAGGCTGATGTACGGTCGACGTTACTCAGATGGCCTGCATCAGGCGATAGAGGCCAAGGAAGGAGTGCGCATAGGCAGGGAAAACCAGACGCTGGCCACTATCACTCTGCAAAATTACTTTAGAATGTACCATAAATTAGCAGGCATGACGGGTACCGCCGCCACCGAAGCTGAGGAGTTCAAGGAGATATACGGCCTGGAAGTTGTCGTCATCCCTACCCATAAACCCATGATTCGCCAGGATATGCCCGATGTAATTTACAAGACAAAGCGCGAAAAGTTTGCTGCAGTCGCTGATGAAATCAAGGAATGTTACGAAAGAAGGCAGCCTGTCTTGGTGGGCACGACGTCTATAGAGAATTCGGAAAAATTGAGCAAGCTGCTAGCGGCTCGTCGCATACCCCATCAGGTCTTGAACGCGAAATATCACGAAAAAGAGGCCAAGATCATCGCCCAGGCCGGACGCATAGGTGCCGTTACCGTTGCTACCAATATGGCAGGAAGGGGTACCGACATATTGCTGGGGGGCAATCCTGAGTTCCTTGCCTTGGAGGAAGCCCAAAAGAGAGGGATAGACGTCGAAAGCGACAAGGAAGCCTACGGCAATTTGCTTGAGGAATTTAAGAAGTTATGTGAAGAAGAACACGAAAAGGTCGTCGCATTGGGTGGCCTTCACGTGATAGGCACGGAAAGGCACGAATCCAGGAGGATAGATAACCAACTTCGTGGGCGCAGCGGCCGCCAGGGTGACCCGGGATCTTCCAGGTTTTACCTTTCCCTGGAAGACGACCTGCTTCGCCTCTTTGGGTCAGACAAAATACAGGGGATAATGGAAAAGCTGGGCATGAAGGAAGGGGAGGCCATAGACCATCCTCTCTTGAGCAGGGCTATCGAATCGGCTCAAAAGAAGGTGGAACAATATCATTTCGATATAAGAAAGCAGTTATTGCAATATGACAGCGTGATGAATCAACAGAGGATGGCCATATATGATGAAAGAAAGCGAATCCTTTTGTCCGATGATCTCATTGAACACACGTGGCAGATCATAACCGATGCCCTTGACGGAGTGTTGGAGGAGCATTTCCCCGATGAGGGTGAAGCTGACCCCAATGGCGCTATCATAAAAATTAAAACCTTGTTCAGCGGCAGGATTGCAGAGTGTTTATCTGGCGTGGATGACAGGGCTTTACTGCCTGAGGCGCGCGACAAGATGATAGCGCTGTTAAAGGAAGAGTTTGATGCCAAGGTCGAGGAACTTGGACTTGAGCTTGCAAACAACATTTTCAAGATGATATTGTTGCGCGTGCTTGATGCCCACTGGAAAGAACATCTCCTTGCCATGGATGAGCTTCGCAGGGGCATAGGTCTTAGGGCGCTGGGGCAAAAGGACCCCTTGCTCGAGTACCAGTTCGAGTCATATAACCTCTTCCAGCAGATGCTCGGTAGCATCCGAGAGGGGGTTGCAAGGTTGGCCTTAAAGGTTTCCGTGGCACATGAGGAAAAAAGGCCCATGCCTGTAACATTGAGCAGGGATTTGGTTATGGCAGGCGCTGCGAGGGCATCTCATTCGAACGACAGGGCAAACATCGATACGGCAAAGAAAGTTCAAAAAGTTGGACGCAACGACCCTTGTCCCTGCGGGAGCGGAAAGAAGTACAAATACTGCTGTGGAAGGAATGCGTAA
- a CDS encoding branched-chain amino acid ABC transporter permease, with amino-acid sequence MSYQMFIQHFLNALTLGSLYALIAIGYSMVYGILRLINFAHGEIFMLGAYFVFWGTTLLHLPWLIAVPAAIVVTAFCGVLVDRCAYRPLRDAPRISALISAIGVSFFLQNFAIVVFSAIPRPVYRPEWLVTPILIRGVHFLPLTLVVPFISFALMLVVLFVVYKTKPGLAMRAISKDIETSRLMGVSVDQVIAITFMIGSALAAASGIMWSLRYPQVHPMMGMIPGFKAFIAAVVGGIGSIQGAVIGGMLLGFVEIMIVAFFPNLSGFKDAFAFILLIFLLLLRPTGIMGERLEEKV; translated from the coding sequence ATGTCCTATCAAATGTTCATCCAGCACTTCCTAAATGCCCTCACCCTTGGGAGCTTGTATGCCTTGATCGCCATAGGTTATTCAATGGTCTACGGCATTTTAAGGCTTATAAACTTTGCACACGGCGAGATCTTCATGTTGGGGGCATACTTCGTGTTCTGGGGAACCACTCTTTTGCATCTGCCATGGCTTATAGCGGTCCCGGCAGCCATTGTCGTTACGGCCTTTTGCGGGGTCTTGGTGGACAGATGCGCTTACAGGCCTCTGAGGGACGCCCCTAGGATCTCGGCGCTCATAAGTGCTATCGGAGTCTCCTTCTTCTTGCAAAACTTCGCAATTGTAGTCTTTTCTGCCATACCCAGGCCCGTCTATCGGCCGGAATGGCTCGTAACGCCAATATTGATACGGGGAGTACATTTTTTACCCCTCACCCTGGTAGTTCCCTTCATATCCTTTGCTTTAATGTTGGTGGTGCTTTTCGTCGTCTACAAGACTAAGCCCGGCCTTGCCATGCGCGCCATATCCAAGGACATAGAGACCAGCCGTTTGATGGGCGTCTCCGTGGACCAGGTGATAGCCATCACCTTCATGATCGGATCGGCCTTGGCCGCAGCTTCTGGCATCATGTGGTCGCTTCGGTACCCTCAGGTACATCCGATGATGGGTATGATCCCGGGATTTAAGGCCTTTATTGCAGCAGTGGTAGGCGGCATTGGCTCAATACAAGGTGCAGTTATCGGAGGAATGTTGCTTGGTTTCGTGGAGATAATGATAGTGGCCTTTTTCCCTAATTTGTCGGGATTTAAGGATGCCTTTGCCTTTATCCTTTTGATATTCCTGTTGTTATTGAGGCCGACAGGCATAATGGGTGAACGATTGGAGGAGAAGGTGTGA
- the pgsA gene encoding CDP-diacylglycerol--glycerol-3-phosphate 3-phosphatidyltransferase yields the protein MGSMNLPNALSLSRVFLVPLMLVFLSLEVKYGDVLAGIVFIVAAFTDMADGYIARKHGMVTNLGKFIDPLADKILVMAALVALVELQRLPAWIVVVIVSREFIVTGLRMVAAAEGVVIAASKGGKAKTVSQIIAIFMMLFGIPGGMAMMWIAMILTIWSGMDYLIKGKEFLLK from the coding sequence ATGGGCAGCATGAATCTGCCGAATGCGTTAAGCCTTTCAAGGGTGTTTCTGGTCCCTTTGATGTTGGTGTTCTTGAGCCTGGAGGTAAAATATGGCGACGTCTTGGCGGGAATAGTATTCATCGTAGCTGCCTTTACGGATATGGCCGACGGATATATCGCCAGAAAGCATGGGATGGTCACCAACCTTGGCAAGTTCATCGATCCTTTGGCCGACAAAATTTTAGTCATGGCAGCGTTGGTAGCCTTAGTAGAACTTCAGAGGTTGCCTGCATGGATAGTCGTTGTAATCGTATCAAGGGAATTCATCGTTACGGGCCTGCGGATGGTTGCAGCGGCCGAAGGCGTGGTCATTGCCGCATCCAAGGGAGGCAAGGCCAAGACCGTAAGCCAGATAATCGCCATCTTCATGATGCTTTTTGGCATTCCGGGCGGAATGGCCATGATGTGGATCGCCATGATCTTGACGATCTGGTCGGGGATGGATTACCTCATAAAGGGCAAAGAATTCTTGCTTAAGTAA
- a CDS encoding ABC transporter ATP-binding protein, which produces MQNDSILKLEGLTMTFGGLTAVKDLSINVPKGSIVGLIGPNGAGKTTVFNVITGFYEPTAGRVLFKGMDISGKSPHEICSLGIARTFQNIRLFGNETVLQNVMVACNVRVPVRWWEPPLSLPLTRSKERTIRSKAMDLLKKVGLEHLADEIATSLPYGQQRRLEIARALATDPELLLLDEPAAGMNPKETHALMDFIRAIRDLFGLTIMLIEHDMRVVMGICEHIWVLDYGLLIAEGPPSFIQSNKRVIEAYLGEEYARYVDN; this is translated from the coding sequence ATGCAGAATGACTCGATATTAAAATTAGAGGGCCTTACGATGACCTTTGGCGGTTTAACTGCCGTGAAAGACCTTTCCATAAACGTGCCCAAAGGTTCCATAGTTGGTTTAATAGGGCCGAACGGAGCCGGCAAAACGACCGTGTTTAATGTGATAACAGGGTTTTACGAGCCAACGGCAGGCAGGGTCCTTTTCAAGGGAATGGACATATCGGGCAAAAGCCCCCACGAAATATGTTCTTTGGGCATAGCCCGTACCTTTCAAAATATCAGGCTTTTCGGCAACGAGACGGTGCTTCAAAACGTGATGGTAGCCTGTAACGTCAGGGTGCCCGTTAGATGGTGGGAACCGCCGCTATCGCTCCCGTTAACCCGCAGCAAAGAAAGGACCATAAGGAGCAAGGCTATGGATCTGTTAAAAAAGGTCGGGCTAGAACACCTTGCCGACGAAATTGCCACATCTTTACCTTACGGCCAGCAGAGGCGCCTGGAGATAGCGCGTGCCCTGGCGACCGATCCAGAGCTGCTTTTGCTGGATGAGCCCGCTGCCGGGATGAATCCAAAGGAGACTCACGCCCTGATGGATTTTATAAGGGCCATAAGGGATTTGTTCGGCTTAACCATAATGCTCATAGAGCACGATATGCGCGTGGTCATGGGAATATGTGAGCACATTTGGGTATTGGATTATGGCCTGTTAATAGCTGAAGGCCCTCCTTCCTTCATTCAGTCGAACAAAAGGGTCATTGAAGCTTACCTTGGAGAGGAGTATGCTCGTTATGTTGACAATTAA
- a CDS encoding ABC transporter substrate-binding protein, translating into MKGLMRLIIIGLVLAVCGTMAYAAEDVIKIGVYEPLTGQNAFGGQLTVEGIQLAHEQAPTVLGKKVELVIVDNKSDKVEAANAVKRLIERDKVVAIIGSYGSSLCMAGGEVAEQYGIPCITDSATNPLVTQGKKYYFRMCFIDPFQGAAAARYAYNTLGVRKAAILKDVAQDYCVGLAAFFKKAFLDLGGEVVADLNYQSGDQDFTAQLTEIISKGPQLLYIPSYFAEGAIIMKQARELGGKFHIMGGDAMDNPDMIKIGGEAVEGFIYTTFPYAPEMPDMNPIAKEFTKAFREKFKKEPNANAALGYDCYMLIVDCIKRAGKADPEAIREQLEKTKDWVGVTGSTTIDENHNAIKAVGIKMVKNGQQVYVATVPPETGK; encoded by the coding sequence ATGAAAGGGTTGATGCGTCTTATTATCATTGGGTTGGTTTTGGCGGTCTGCGGAACCATGGCCTATGCTGCTGAAGATGTGATCAAGATCGGGGTTTATGAGCCGCTTACCGGTCAGAATGCCTTCGGCGGACAGCTGACAGTCGAGGGCATTCAACTGGCCCATGAGCAGGCACCCACTGTGCTGGGCAAAAAGGTAGAATTGGTCATCGTGGACAACAAATCCGATAAGGTGGAGGCCGCAAACGCCGTCAAACGCCTCATTGAAAGGGATAAAGTTGTCGCTATCATCGGAAGCTATGGTTCATCCCTGTGCATGGCCGGGGGCGAGGTTGCCGAGCAATATGGCATTCCCTGCATCACTGATTCTGCGACTAACCCGTTGGTAACACAGGGCAAGAAGTACTATTTCCGCATGTGCTTCATCGATCCCTTCCAAGGAGCTGCCGCAGCCAGATATGCCTATAATACCTTGGGGGTCAGAAAGGCTGCCATATTGAAGGACGTAGCTCAGGACTACTGTGTCGGACTTGCTGCCTTCTTCAAGAAGGCCTTTTTGGATTTGGGCGGAGAGGTAGTAGCAGACCTCAACTATCAATCCGGTGACCAGGACTTCACCGCTCAGCTGACCGAAATTATAAGCAAGGGTCCGCAACTTCTTTACATACCTTCCTACTTTGCCGAAGGGGCCATAATCATGAAGCAAGCCAGGGAATTGGGCGGCAAGTTTCATATTATGGGCGGAGATGCCATGGACAACCCCGACATGATCAAGATAGGCGGAGAGGCGGTAGAAGGCTTCATCTACACGACTTTCCCCTACGCTCCAGAGATGCCCGACATGAACCCCATAGCCAAGGAATTTACCAAGGCCTTCAGGGAAAAATTTAAAAAGGAACCCAACGCAAATGCTGCCTTGGGGTATGACTGCTATATGTTGATCGTCGACTGCATAAAGAGGGCAGGGAAAGCTGACCCTGAAGCCATAAGGGAACAACTGGAAAAGACGAAGGATTGGGTGGGCGTCACCGGTTCCACCACGATTGACGAAAATCACAACGCAATTAAGGCCGTAGGAATCAAGATGGTGAAAAATGGCCAGCAGGTATACGTTGCTACAGTTCCGCCCGAAACCGGCAAGTGA
- a CDS encoding branched-chain amino acid ABC transporter permease, translating to MSSSRNVPLNLLAVAVLGLFLWWAENSLTGYQVQIINLIAINTILALGLNLIYGFGGMFSLGHAGFMAIGAYTCALLILPPLQKQMIFILQPLRWPFSVMHAPFLVAVLLGGLVAAIFSILVGIPILRLGGDYLGIATLGFAEIVRVVANNIPSVTNGALGLKGIPPYANIWWNYGFLIIILYSMIKLINSNYGNVLKAIRDDEIAAKAMGIDVFKYKIQAFAMGSFLAGLGGALQASFITTIDPKMYMFTLTFNVLMMVVAGGLGSITGTCIASALITVLLEWLRIVENPLDLGPIHIPGIPGMRMVIFSLALIFIILFRREGIMGMREITWDGIIGFLGRAKRHAE from the coding sequence ATGTCTTCATCGCGCAATGTCCCGTTGAACCTATTGGCCGTAGCCGTGTTGGGGTTGTTTTTATGGTGGGCTGAAAACAGCCTTACCGGCTATCAGGTTCAGATAATAAATTTAATTGCCATAAATACCATATTGGCCCTGGGGCTTAATCTTATCTACGGTTTTGGAGGTATGTTTTCCTTGGGTCATGCAGGATTTATGGCTATAGGAGCTTACACTTGTGCGCTTTTGATACTGCCACCCCTCCAAAAGCAGATGATATTCATATTGCAACCTCTCAGGTGGCCATTTTCCGTGATGCACGCGCCCTTTTTGGTGGCAGTCCTTTTGGGCGGGTTGGTGGCCGCGATCTTCAGTATCTTGGTGGGCATTCCGATTTTAAGGCTTGGCGGAGACTACCTTGGCATAGCTACGTTGGGGTTCGCCGAAATAGTAAGGGTAGTAGCAAACAACATACCAAGCGTGACCAATGGAGCACTTGGCTTAAAGGGCATTCCGCCCTATGCAAATATCTGGTGGAATTACGGTTTCTTAATTATAATATTGTATTCTATGATCAAGTTGATCAATAGCAATTACGGTAACGTCCTTAAAGCAATAAGGGATGACGAAATAGCGGCTAAGGCCATGGGTATCGATGTATTCAAGTATAAAATTCAAGCCTTTGCCATGGGCTCTTTTCTGGCGGGCCTTGGCGGAGCGCTGCAGGCGAGCTTCATAACGACCATAGACCCCAAGATGTACATGTTTACCTTAACCTTCAATGTCCTCATGATGGTGGTAGCTGGAGGGCTTGGGTCCATAACGGGCACGTGCATAGCAAGTGCTTTGATCACCGTATTGCTGGAATGGCTCAGGATAGTTGAAAATCCGCTGGATTTGGGCCCCATTCACATACCGGGAATACCCGGCATGAGGATGGTCATATTTTCCCTTGCCCTGATCTTCATAATATTGTTTAGGCGCGAAGGCATAATGGGCATGCGGGAGATCACCTGGGACGGCATCATTGGCTTTCTTGGGAGGGCAAAAAGGCATGCAGAATGA
- a CDS encoding glycine C-acetyltransferase — protein sequence MSSKMKFVDEELKRLKDEGLYVNIRVIESPQGPWVQIEGRRVLNLCSNNYLGLCSDPRLCAKAKEYIDKYGVGPGAVRTIAGTMSIHIELEKKLAAFKGAEAAIVVQSGFCANLSAIPPLVGKDDLIFSDELNHASIIDGCRLSRAEIVRYAHCDVKDLEAKLKEYAGRNCRKLIVTDGVFSMDGDIAPLPEIVDLADKYGAMVMVDDAHGEGVLGRGGRGIVDHFGLGDRVDVEVGTLSKAFGVVGGFVAGSASLVEYLRQKARPNLFSSALTVPDVAANIAAVDILEESDDLVKKLWENGNYLKQCLKERGFDIGRSQTPITPIMVGDANKAKEFSLKLFDEGIFIQSIAYPTVPLGKARLRAMVSAAHSRKDLDFAVDKFTKVGKVLGII from the coding sequence ATGTCGTCCAAGATGAAGTTCGTCGATGAAGAACTTAAACGCCTAAAGGATGAAGGTCTGTATGTGAACATAAGGGTCATAGAGAGTCCTCAGGGTCCGTGGGTACAGATCGAGGGAAGGCGTGTTTTAAACTTGTGCTCGAACAATTACTTAGGCCTTTGTAGCGATCCTCGTCTGTGCGCGAAGGCGAAGGAGTATATCGATAAATACGGCGTTGGCCCGGGCGCCGTCCGTACAATAGCCGGCACCATGTCGATACACATAGAGCTTGAGAAAAAATTAGCCGCTTTTAAGGGTGCCGAAGCTGCAATAGTGGTTCAGTCGGGATTTTGCGCTAACCTTTCGGCCATTCCGCCGCTGGTTGGAAAGGATGACCTCATATTCAGCGATGAGCTGAATCATGCTTCCATAATCGACGGCTGCAGGCTGAGCCGTGCCGAGATAGTGAGATATGCCCATTGCGACGTTAAAGATCTCGAGGCCAAGCTCAAGGAATATGCCGGAAGGAACTGTAGAAAGCTGATAGTCACTGACGGCGTCTTTTCCATGGATGGAGACATAGCTCCGTTGCCCGAGATAGTGGATCTGGCCGATAAATACGGTGCCATGGTCATGGTGGATGACGCTCACGGTGAAGGCGTGCTCGGGCGCGGCGGCAGAGGCATAGTGGACCACTTCGGCTTGGGCGATAGGGTTGACGTGGAGGTCGGGACTCTTTCTAAGGCCTTTGGCGTCGTTGGAGGGTTTGTCGCCGGAAGCGCCTCCCTTGTCGAATACCTGCGGCAAAAGGCACGTCCCAACCTCTTTAGCAGCGCTCTCACGGTACCCGACGTAGCGGCCAACATTGCTGCAGTCGATATACTTGAGGAAAGTGATGACCTGGTTAAGAAGCTATGGGAAAACGGCAATTATCTAAAGCAATGCTTAAAAGAAAGAGGCTTCGACATCGGGAGATCCCAGACGCCCATAACGCCCATCATGGTTGGCGATGCCAACAAGGCAAAGGAGTTCAGCTTGAAGCTTTTCGATGAGGGCATATTCATACAGTCCATTGCCTACCCGACGGTTCCCTTAGGCAAGGCGAGGCTGCGTGCCATGGTCTCAGCGGCGCACAGTAGAAAAGATTTGGACTTCGCCGTGGATAAATTTACCAAAGTTGGCAAAGTCCTTGGAATAATTTAA